A single Drechmeria coniospora strain ARSEF 6962 chromosome 03, whole genome shotgun sequence DNA region contains:
- a CDS encoding mitochondrial Rho GTPase 1: protein MATVRVCVCGDESTGKSSLIASLVKDQFISNKIQPVLPQITIPPSIGTPENVTTTIVDTSARPQDRTTLRKEIRKCNVILLVYADHYSYERVALFWMPYFRSLGVNVPVVLCANKSDLASQGSTPQIVDEEMLPVMAEFREIDSCIRTSAREHKNINEVFFLCQKAVTHPIAPLFDYKEGHLKPACVAALSRVFLLCDRDQDGLLNDQEMCDFQTRCFGKSLTSDDLDNIKLSIAKSLPNHRLTDRGIDLAGFLQLNKLYAEKGRHETIWIILRKYHYTDSLSLEDKFLHPKFEVPEHSSAELSPAGYRFFADLFLLFDKDNDGGLNDAELEALFLPTPGPPASWLDSSFPDSTVRNEAGHVTLQGWLAQWSMTTFLEAKTTIEYLAYLGFEPQNAKDPITAALKITKPRKRRRRPGRVERNVVLCYLVGAPGAGKSSLLDAFLNRSFEGLHRPTIKPRRAVNGVELPGGKQVYLILEELGELEPAVLENQSRLESCDLICYAYDSSDPDSFSHIVDMRSKHPHLDGLPSVYTALKADKDKTTQRSELQPDQYASSLSMNHPLHVSVTWNSISELFVTLAETATSPSLGFPKTEEETPDRTSLYMALAATACAAIAAVMIWRRSTNAA from the exons ATGGCGACTG TCCGTGTCTGCGTCTGCGGCGATGAGAGCACGGGAAAGTCGAGCCTCATCGCCTCTCTCGTCAAGGACCAGTTCATAAGCAACAAAATCCAGCCGGTGCTTCCCCAAATCACCATCCCGCCGAGCATCGGAACGCCGGAGAacgtgacgacgacgattgtCGACACCTCGGCCCGTCCCCAGGACCGGACGACGCTGCGAAAGGAAATCCGAAAATGCAACGTCATCCTCCTGGTCTACGCCGACCACTACAGCTACGAGCGAGTCGCCCTCTTCTGGATGCCCTACTTCCGGTCGCTCGGCGTCAACGTGCCCGTCGTCCTGTGCGCCAACAAGTCGGACCTCGCGAGCCAGGGCAGCACGCCTCAgattgtcgacgaggagatgctgcccgtcatggccgagTTTCGCGAGATCGACTCGTGCATCCGGACGAGCGCGCGGGAGCACAAGAACATCAACGAGGTCTTCTTCCTCTGCCAAAAGGCCGTCACCCACCCCATCGCCCCGCTCTTCGACTACAAGGAGGGCCACCTCAAGCCGGcctgcgtcgccgccctgaGCAGGGTCTTCCTCCTCTGCGACCGGGACCAGGATGGCCTGCTGAACGACCAAGAGATGTGCGACTTTCAGACGCGCTGCTTCGGCAAGAGCTTGACGAgcgacgacctcgacaaCATCAAGCTGTCCATCGCCAAGTCGCTTCCGAACCATCGGCTGACCGACCGCGGAATCGACCTCGCGGGCTTCCTGCAGCTGAACAAGCTGTACGCCGAAAAGGGCCGGCACGAGACGATATGGATCATCCTGCGCAAGTACCACTACACCGACAGCCTGAGCCTCGAGGACAAGTTTCTCCACCCCAAGTTCGAGGTGCCGGAgcactcgtcggccgagctcAGCCCGGCCGGCTATcgcttcttcgccgaccTGTTCCTGCTCTTCGACAAGgacaacgacggcggcctcaacgacgccgagctcgaggccctcTTCCTGCCGACGCCCGGCCCGCCCGCCTCCTGGCTCGACTCGTCCTTTCCCGACTCGACGGTGCGGAACGAGGCCGGCCACGTGACGCTGCAGGGTTGGCTCGCGCAGTGGAGCATGACGACGTtcctcgaggccaagacgACCATCGAGTACCTCGCCTACCTGGGTTTCGAGCCGCAGAACGCCAAGGACCCCATCACGGCGGCGCTCAAGATCACGAAGCCTCGcaagcggaggcggcggccgggacGTGTGGAGAGAAACGTCGTGCTGTGCTACCTCGTGGGCGCCCCCGGAGCGGGCAAGTCGTCCCTTCTCGACGCCTTCCTCAACCGTTCGTTCGAGGGCCTGCACCGGCCGACGATCAAGCCCCGCCGGGCGGTgaacggcgtcgagctcccCGGCGGCAAGCAGGTCTATCTCatcctcgaggagctcggcgagctggaaCCGGCCGTGCTGGAGAACCAGTCCAGGCTGGAGTCTTGCGACCTCATCTGCTACGCCTACGATTCGTCCGACCCGGACTCCTTCTCTCACATTGTCGACATGCGATCGAAGCACCCGCACCTCGACGGGCTGCCCTCGGTCTACACCGCCCTCAAGGCCGACAAGGACAAGACGACGCAGCGGAGCGAGCTGCAGCCAGACCAGTACGCGTCGTCGCTCAGCATGAACCACCCGCTGCACGTGAGCGTGACGTGGAACAGCATCAGCGAGCTCTTTGTCACcctcgccgagacggcgacgagcccgaGCCTCGGCTTTCCcaagacggaggaggagacgccCGACCGGACGAGCCTCTACATGGCGCTGGCGGCCACGGCatgcgccgccatcgccgccgtcatgatTTGGCGGCGATCGACGAACGCGGCGTAG
- a CDS encoding putative WD40 repeat protein CreC: MLAGGAYLAPKPCATIDCPATEHSSDVTPASSQRRTAANLDGSQGRPTCCTFASLACRRRAARSPIQRPPATPAISRGGALPPGWAHGHRALDGDQQHHRQPDGPGVAVSRGRGCTHPFHSSHNQAGARGMLKGVLGTYVLKEDLQLATPPPHPSEAPIVNVNPLATSPQPATAGTKMSIVSLEAKPPPFLYKGPAETTLSLGGAGSSVRDRSTESRLSTEGAVSSEDGRGTSASDVPTASVTFGSAPAFGEGNALLTQAPVRDVNKKKKPKNSVTKSNSSFISRVIVNENLSRRLTDRPADGIFAFGNVNRAFQWLDLSSPNKQDYLTKILFTKAHCLCHDVNKTTKSPSHMDVIMGFSTSEVIWWEPISQRYTRLNKNGAINNTPVAEMQWIPGSENLFLAAHMDGSLVVYDKERDDAPFHPEGEAPSSSAGSEADDGPCGNGGGHRPKIQIQKSVHSRSQKTNPVAAWKLSNQRINAFSFSPDRRHLAVVSEDGTLRIIDYLREELLALFNSYYGGLTCVCWTPDGKYVLTGGQDDLVSIWSVSDAALVARCQGHESWVTALAFDPWRCDDRNYRFGSVGEDGRLCLWDFGVGMLYRPKNAARRRGSVSSPAGMPPRLDSGSAVGLRRDSTVDDDDDDDGISHPVEPRARIPMLPPILTTSIDSHPACWLEFSEEAIITSCKNGASASPVARERIRLTAIEQATSGRGTGRERGPRPALARRRES; this comes from the exons ATGCTTGCGGGCGGCGCGTACCTTGCTCCCAAGCCCTGTGCTACGATTGATTGCCCAGCGACGGAGCATTCCAGCGACGTCACCCCCGCCTCTTCCCAGCGTCGCACCGCCGCCAACCTCGACGGGAGTCAAGGACGGCCGACATGTTGTACGTTTGCATCGCTCgcatgccgccgacgtgcaGCTCGCTCACCGATCCAGCGTCCTCCCGCCACCCCCGCGATATCCCGGGGCGGGGCCCTACCACCCGGTTGGGCTCACGGGCATCGTGCCCTTGATGGAGACCAACAACACCATCGCCAACCCGACGGGCCCGGAGTGGCAGTttctcgcggccgagggtgCACACACCCCTTCCACTCCTCCCATAACCAAGCCGGAGCGCGAGGCATGCTAAAGGGCGTCTTAGGAACCTACGTGCTGAAGGAGGACCTCCAACTCGCCACTCCTCCGCCCCATCCGTCGGAGGCGCCCATCGTGAACGTGAACCCTCTGGCGACGAGCCcgcagccggcgacggcgggtaCCAAAATGTCCATCGTCAGCCTCGAGGCGAAACCGCCGCCGTTCCTGTACAAGGGGCCGGCGGAAACGACGCTgtcgctcggcggcgccggatCCAGCGTGCGGGACCGCTCGACCGAATCGCGCCTCTCGACCGAAGGCGCCGTGAGCAGCGAGGATGGCCGCGGCACGTCCGCGAGCGACGTGCCGACTGCCTCGGTCACCTTTGGCTCCGCGCCGGCGTTTGGGGAGGGAAACGCGCTGCTGACGCAGGCTCCGGTCCGGGACGTgaacaagaagaagaagccgaAGAACAGCGTGACGAAGAGCAACTCGTCCTTCATCTCGAGGGTCATCGTCAACGAGAACCTGTCGCGAAGGCTGACGGatcggccggccgacggcatcttCGCCTTCGGAAACGTCAACCGCGCCTTCCAGTGGCTGGACCTCTCGTCCCCCAACAAG CAAGACTACCTGACCAAGATTCTCTTCACCAAGGCGCACTGCCTCTGTCACGACGTCAACAAGACGACCAAGAGCCCGTCGCACATGGACGTCATCATGGGCTTTTCCACCAGCGAGGTCATCTGGTGGGAGCCCATCTCGCAGCGATACACGCGCCTCAACAAGAAT GGAGCCATCAACAACACGCCCGTGGCCGAGATGCAGTGGATTCCGGGATCCGAAaacctcttcctcgccgcgcACATGGACGGCTCGCTGGTGGTGTACGACAAGGAACGGGACGATGCCCCCTTCCACCCCGAAGGAGAggcgccgagcagcagcgccgggagcgaggccgacgacgggccctGCGgaaacggcggcggccaccgGCCCAAGATCCAGATCCAAAAGTCGGTCCACTCGCGGAGCCAAAAGACGAACCCCGTGGCGGCTTGGAAGCTCTCGAACCAACGCATCAACGCCTTTTCCTTCTCGCCGGACAGGCGacatctcgccgtcgtgagCGAGGACGGCACGCTGAGGATCATCGACTACCTCCGAGAAGA GCTCCTCGCCTTGTTCAACTCGTACTACGGCGGCCTGACGTGCGTGTGCTGGACGCCCGACGGCAAGTACGTGCTGACGGGCGGCCAAGACGATCTGGTGTCGATATGGTCCGTGTCGGACGCGGCGCTCGTCGCTCGATGTCAGGGCCACGAATCTTGGGTCACGGCGTTGGCCTTTGACCCCTGGCGGTGCGACGACAGAAACTATCGGTTCgggagcgtcggcgaggatggccgcctctgcctctgggatttcggcgtcggcatgctCTATCGGCCCAAG AACGCCGCACGACGTAGAGGAtccgtctcgtcgccggccgggATGCCGCCGCGGCTCGACTCGGGaagcgccgtcggcctgcgaCGCGACTCGAcggtggacgacgacgacgacgacgacggcatctcTCACCCCGTGGAGCCTCGGGCGCGGATTCCGATGCTGCCGCCCATCTTG ACGACGTCGATCGACAGCCACCCGGCCTGCTGGCTCGAGTTCAGCGAGGAGGCCATCATCACGAGCTGCAAGAACGGTGCGTCCGCATCGCCCGTCGCGCGCGAG